From one Streptococcus oralis genomic stretch:
- a CDS encoding F0F1 ATP synthase subunit gamma, which translates to MAVSLNDIKTKIASTKNTSQITNAMQMVSAAKLGRSEEAARNFQVYAQKVRKLLTDILHGNGSGGSTNPMLISRPVKKTGYIVITSDRGLVGGYNASILKAVMELKEEYHPDGKDFEIICIGGMGADFFKARGIQPIYELRGLADQPSFDEVRKIISKTIEMYQNELFDELYVCYNHHVNTLTSQMRVEQMLPIVDLDPNEADEEYSLTFELETSRDEILEQLLPQYAESMIYGAIIDAKTAENAAGMTAMQTATDNAKKVINDLTIQYNRARQAAITQEITEIVAGASALE; encoded by the coding sequence ATGGCAGTATCTCTAAATGATATTAAAACAAAAATCGCCTCAACCAAAAATACGAGTCAAATCACTAATGCCATGCAAATGGTATCGGCTGCCAAGTTAGGTCGCTCTGAAGAAGCAGCGCGCAACTTTCAAGTTTACGCTCAGAAGGTCCGTAAGCTTTTGACGGATATTCTGCATGGTAACGGATCTGGTGGTTCAACCAATCCGATGCTCATCAGTCGCCCAGTTAAGAAAACAGGCTATATCGTTATCACTTCAGACCGTGGCTTGGTTGGAGGTTATAATGCTTCCATCCTTAAAGCCGTTATGGAGTTGAAAGAAGAATACCATCCAGATGGTAAAGATTTTGAGATAATCTGTATTGGTGGTATGGGAGCTGATTTCTTTAAGGCTCGTGGTATTCAGCCAATCTATGAACTACGTGGCTTGGCGGATCAACCTAGTTTTGATGAAGTTCGTAAAATTATTTCAAAAACGATTGAGATGTACCAAAACGAACTTTTTGATGAATTGTACGTCTGCTATAACCATCATGTCAATACTCTCACAAGTCAAATGCGTGTGGAACAAATGCTTCCGATTGTTGACTTGGATCCAAATGAAGCGGATGAAGAGTATAGCTTAACCTTTGAGTTGGAAACGAGCCGTGATGAGATTCTAGAGCAGTTGTTGCCACAGTATGCTGAAAGTATGATTTACGGGGCTATTATCGATGCCAAGACAGCTGAAAATGCTGCAGGTATGACAGCCATGCAAACGGCGACCGATAATGCCAAAAAGGTCATCAATGATTTGACAATCCAGTATAACCGTGCTAGACAGGCGGCGATTACACAAGAAATTACAGAAATCGTAGCGGGGGCTAGTGCCTTAGAATAA